The proteins below come from a single Acidobacteriota bacterium genomic window:
- a CDS encoding methyltransferase produces MTAPAEQQMPPEAILMQITMGVFVTQANFVTTKLGIADLLADGPQSVEYLAEKSGTHAPSLYRVLRTLASVGVFSETENKHFVNTPISELTRSDIPTSMRDLILWMGEEEHWKVYAKMIDSVQTGKTSWETIHGEPVFSYLFNTNTELGDTFNRAMTGFSHVTIPAVLGAYDFSGAGTVADIAGGYGHLLAAVVKANPAMNGVLFELPHVLEGAPKMMESHGVSDRVSFVPGDFRSEIPVVADIYMLKHIIHDWYDDTNQTILGNIRTSMPDHAKVLIIDAVVPEGNVPHPSKFLDLEMLISPGGIERTAGEFETLLTNSGFKLTQIIPTPSPVSIVEAVKA; encoded by the coding sequence CTCGGAATCGCCGACCTTCTGGCGGACGGGCCGCAGAGCGTTGAATATTTGGCTGAGAAGTCAGGCACGCACGCTCCGTCGCTGTATCGGGTTTTGAGAACGCTCGCGAGCGTTGGCGTTTTTTCGGAGACGGAGAACAAGCATTTTGTGAATACGCCGATCTCGGAGCTGACGCGTTCCGATATCCCGACCAGCATGCGTGACCTGATACTGTGGATGGGCGAGGAAGAGCATTGGAAGGTTTACGCCAAGATGATCGACAGCGTCCAAACCGGCAAAACATCGTGGGAAACCATTCACGGCGAGCCCGTGTTTTCGTATCTGTTCAACACAAATACCGAGCTCGGCGATACGTTCAACCGGGCGATGACCGGCTTTTCGCACGTAACGATACCGGCGGTTTTGGGTGCGTATGACTTTTCGGGTGCCGGGACGGTTGCGGACATCGCCGGCGGTTACGGGCACCTTTTGGCAGCTGTTGTGAAGGCAAATCCGGCGATGAACGGCGTTTTGTTCGAATTGCCGCATGTTTTGGAAGGGGCACCGAAAATGATGGAGTCGCACGGCGTCAGCGACCGCGTTTCGTTCGTCCCAGGCGATTTCCGCTCGGAAATTCCCGTCGTCGCCGACATCTACATGCTCAAACACATCATCCACGACTGGTACGACGACACCAATCAAACCATCCTCGGCAACATCCGCACCTCGATGCCTGACCACGCCAAGGTCCTCATCATCGACGCCGTTGTCCCCGAGGGCAACGTACCGCACCCGTCGAAGTTCCTCGACCTCGAAATGCTCATCTCACCCGGCGGAATTGAGCGAACGGCGGGAGAATTCGAAACACTGCTTACAAATTCCGGTTTCAAGCTAACGCAGATCATCCCGACGCCTTCGCCGGTGAGTATTGTGGAAGCGGTGAAAGCGTAG
- a CDS encoding beta-lactamase family protein, producing MRSHVRKRTSFAALLLLSFAFSLVAQELPRAKPEDVGISSERLTRLTQTLDQYVKDERLAGGVAMVLRRGKVAYAHTFGQRDREAKAAMKEDTIFRIASQSKALTSVGIMILQEEGKLLINDNLGKYMPEFANTTVAVPKEGGGYDIVKAKRAITIRDLLTHTSGVSYGGGPAKDKWEAAKITGWYFADRDEPVGATVSRMAALPMDAQPGEKFVYGYSTDILGALIEKVSGQPLDQFLKSRIIDPLNMKDTSFYLPPAKADRLSVVYSLGNGTLQRAPDPGAGVGQGAYLNGPRKSFSGGAGLLSTANDYARFLQMLANGGTLDGKRILSRKSVDLMTVDHLRGIPYNPGQGFGLGFSIVKDVGAYGQPSSEGEFGWGGAYHSNYWVDPKEKMVVVYFTQLIPAPGIDDHAKLRALIYQAIVD from the coding sequence ATGAGATCACACGTGAGAAAAAGAACCTCGTTCGCAGCTCTTCTGCTGCTTAGTTTTGCGTTTTCGCTTGTCGCCCAGGAATTGCCGAGAGCAAAGCCTGAGGATGTCGGGATTTCGTCCGAGCGGTTGACGCGGTTGACGCAGACGCTTGATCAATATGTGAAGGATGAGCGGCTGGCGGGCGGTGTGGCGATGGTTTTGCGGCGCGGGAAGGTGGCGTATGCTCACACTTTCGGCCAGCGAGATCGCGAGGCTAAAGCGGCGATGAAGGAAGACACGATCTTTCGCATTGCATCGCAGAGCAAGGCCCTGACGAGCGTCGGGATCATGATCCTGCAGGAAGAAGGGAAGCTGCTGATCAACGATAACCTCGGCAAATACATGCCGGAATTTGCGAACACGACAGTTGCGGTACCCAAAGAAGGCGGCGGATATGACATCGTCAAAGCCAAGCGGGCGATCACGATCCGCGATCTGCTGACGCATACGTCGGGCGTGAGCTACGGCGGCGGCCCGGCGAAGGATAAATGGGAAGCGGCGAAGATCACGGGCTGGTATTTCGCCGACCGCGATGAGCCGGTCGGTGCGACGGTTTCGCGAATGGCGGCTCTGCCGATGGACGCGCAGCCGGGCGAGAAATTTGTGTACGGCTATTCTACCGACATTCTCGGAGCTCTCATCGAAAAGGTCAGCGGCCAGCCGCTCGATCAGTTCCTGAAGAGCCGCATCATCGATCCGCTCAATATGAAGGACACTTCCTTTTACCTGCCGCCGGCAAAAGCTGACCGTCTGTCGGTCGTCTATTCGCTGGGGAACGGAACCCTCCAGCGTGCTCCGGATCCTGGGGCCGGGGTCGGGCAAGGTGCTTATCTGAACGGCCCGCGAAAGAGTTTTTCGGGTGGTGCGGGCTTGCTCTCGACGGCGAACGATTACGCCCGCTTCCTGCAAATGCTCGCCAATGGCGGAACCCTCGACGGCAAACGCATCCTCAGCCGCAAATCGGTCGATCTGATGACGGTCGATCATCTCCGCGGCATTCCGTATAATCCGGGACAGGGATTCGGGCTCGGCTTCTCGATAGTAAAAGACGTCGGAGCCTACGGCCAGCCCTCATCCGAAGGCGAATTCGGCTGGGGCGGAGCGTATCATTCGAACTATTGGGTCGATCCGAAGGAGAAAATGGTCGTGGTCTATTTCACGCAGCTAATTCCGGCGCCGGGAATCGACGATCACGCGAAACTGCGGGCGTTGATATATCAGGCGATCGTGGATTGA